A segment of the Planctomycetia bacterium genome:
ATCGTGCCCGATGGAAGCTGGCGGCAAACGCAGAAGATGGTCCGTCGCGAGGAAGTGTTTCACGATCTCCGTCATGTGAAACTACCCCCGGGCCCGCCGACGGAATACAAGCTGCGCATCCAACCGGAAGAACATGGCTTATGCACGCTCGAAGCCATCGCGCGGAGCCTCGGCATCTTGGAAAGCCCTGCAGCCCAATCGCAACTCGAAGCGCTACTGCGCGTGATGGTCGACCGGACTCTCTGGTCGCGTGGTTCGATGGCGCCGGAGCTTCATGCTTCGGCGAACATTCCGCGCGGCGCATTCTCCAATGAGCCATCCGCTGCGGGCCGCGATGCCGAATCGGACTAGCGACGATGCGAAAGATTTTTCGAGCGCCGGTAGCCGTGAGGTACGTTTAGATGGCTCACCTGCTCAATCGATTCCATCCAGCTTCATAAAGTGAGAATGCAGTGACGATCTACGCCTATCCCAGCTTGCAAGACGTCGGACGGCTCGAACACAAAGCGGGCGGCACCTCCAGCCCCGGCATGACGCTCAAGGATTGGTTTGCCGGGCAAGTCATCGCAGCGATGGTCGCGAGCGACTCTTCCTTCGCCGGCATGCGCGACAAGAACGGCCAACATTGCGAGATCGACAAAGCGAAGCTCAACAACATGGCGAAGAATTCGTATCAAGCCGCCGAA
Coding sequences within it:
- a CDS encoding DTW domain-containing protein — encoded protein: MRRVLAQHRCPGCEIRKALCFCAAIPRIELKIRVFVLMHTAEEVLTTNTARLTAKALVNSEIRIRGRKNERMSTVGLVEPKRTSLLLYPSPYAEELSAEFVARLAEPVNLIVPDGSWRQTQKMVRREEVFHDLRHVKLPPGPPTEYKLRIQPEEHGLCTLEAIARSLGILESPAAQSQLEALLRVMVDRTLWSRGSMAPELHASANIPRGAFSNEPSAAGRDAESD